The nucleotide sequence ACAACATTAACCTGAGCCTGGGTGAGGGGGATGTTTTTGGTTTTATCGGTCCGAACGGCTCTGGTAAAACGACAACCATGCGGATGATCGCCACCTTGCTCAGCCCGGATTATGGTGAAGCCTATGTGTGTGGAAAGTCTATCTATACCCATCCGGAAGAAATCAGACGCCTGGTCGGGTTCATGCCAGACTTTTTCGGCGTCTATGATGATATGACAGTGATTGAATATCTCGAATTCTTTGCCTCTGCTTACCGGATTAAAGGTCCCCAGCGTCGTAAAATCTGCGAGGAAAAGCTGGAGCTGGTCGATATGACGTTCAAGCGGGATGCAATGGTCAACCAGCTCTCCCGCGGCCAGACACAGCGAATCGGCCTGGCACGCGTACTGTTGCATGAACCCCAGGTACTTCTACTCGACGAACCAGCCAGTGGATTAGACCCCCGTGCGAGAATTGAAATTCGTAATCTGCTGAAACGACTGGGAGAACTGAAAAAGACGGTGATTGTTTCCAGTCATATTCTTCCCGAACTCGCTGACGTCTGCACGCGTGTCGGCATGATCGAAAAA is from Gimesia maris and encodes:
- a CDS encoding ABC transporter ATP-binding protein; this translates as MIETRNLTKRYGDLIAVNNINLSLGEGDVFGFIGPNGSGKTTTMRMIATLLSPDYGEAYVCGKSIYTHPEEIRRLVGFMPDFFGVYDDMTVIEYLEFFASAYRIKGPQRRKICEEKLELVDMTFKRDAMVNQLSRGQTQRIGLARVLLHEPQVLLLDEPASGLDPRARIEIRNLLKRLGELKKTVIVSSHILPELADVCTRVGMIEKGNLIVDDNVDEVMKKARQQIILHVGVGENTDKAAALLQAHELVSKLEVQKNVMLVTLKSDVKDYTFIPSLLISEGFKLSLFREEEINLETAFMELTKGLVQ